A region from the Parabacteroides sp. FAFU027 genome encodes:
- the thiS gene encoding sulfur carrier protein ThiS, with amino-acid sequence MSNIIVNGKLQAIETENISVIDLIKLNNVQQPDMVSVQLNEEFVLRDNFESTLVKEGDEVDFLYFMGGGGK; translated from the coding sequence ATGAGCAACATTATTGTAAATGGAAAATTACAGGCGATTGAAACCGAAAACATCTCGGTGATCGACCTGATTAAACTGAACAACGTGCAACAACCCGACATGGTATCGGTACAGTTGAACGAGGAGTTTGTTCTTCGTGATAATTTCGAATCGACCCTTGTAAAAGAAGGCGATGAGGTGGATTTTCTTTACTTCATGGGTGGAGGCGGTAAGTAA
- a CDS encoding sulfurtransferase TusA family protein has protein sequence MALKQLDITREHCPMTFVRTKIQLSQLNPGDQLEVLVSEGEPLENIPRSAAEQGYNVLEVAHVEGTTHRILIQKD, from the coding sequence ATGGCACTCAAACAACTAGACATCACCCGCGAACATTGCCCGATGACATTCGTTCGCACCAAAATACAACTCTCACAACTCAATCCCGGTGACCAGCTCGAAGTATTGGTATCCGAAGGCGAACCCTTGGAGAATATTCCCCGCAGTGCTGCCGAACAAGGCTATAACGTACTCGAGGTAGCACACGTGGAAGGCACTACCCACCGGATTCTCATTCAAAAGGATTGA
- a CDS encoding DsrE/DsrF/DrsH-like family protein encodes MGITEYARNQEAQQITHPKKLSLIAFSGDFDKLVATFTLATGAAAVGYEVNIFFTFWGLDAIKKKQGRAFVGTGFLPKLFGFFMGGPKSSPVSRLNFLGLSPKIFRYLMKKNNVATLEELIEAAKLLGINLYICEMAMHILGLKKDDFIHEVKDVLGVPTFLEISEGGRTLFI; translated from the coding sequence ATGGGAATTACAGAATATGCCAGAAATCAGGAAGCCCAACAGATAACCCATCCGAAAAAGCTTTCGCTTATCGCCTTCAGCGGCGACTTTGACAAACTGGTGGCAACTTTTACTCTCGCCACAGGTGCAGCGGCCGTAGGTTACGAGGTGAATATCTTCTTCACCTTCTGGGGGCTGGATGCCATCAAGAAGAAACAGGGACGTGCCTTTGTCGGTACGGGATTCCTGCCGAAACTCTTCGGTTTCTTCATGGGTGGACCTAAAAGCTCACCCGTCAGCCGACTTAACTTCTTAGGCCTAAGCCCGAAGATCTTCCGCTACCTGATGAAAAAGAATAACGTTGCCACGCTCGAAGAGCTAATAGAAGCTGCCAAACTGCTCGGCATCAATCTTTATATCTGCGAAATGGCAATGCACATCCTCGGATTGAAGAAAGACGACTTCATCCACGAGGTGAAAGACGTACTGGGTGTACCTACCTTCCTGGAAATCTCTGAAGGTGGACGCACGCTATTTATCTAA
- a CDS encoding HesA/MoeB/ThiF family protein produces MELNEEQIQRYSRHILLQDVGVEGQEKISNGKVLIVGAGGLGAPIALYLAAAGVGTIGIIDGDVVDLSNLQRQVIHFTEDVNKPKVLSAKEKINRINPDVKVVTYQELLTASNALDIIKDYDFVVDGTDNFPVKFLINDACVKAQKPFSHGGILRFEGQTITVLPGTACYRCVFHAPPPPNAVPTCSQAGVLGAIAGMLGTIQAAEVLKYLTGVGELLTNRLLTFNAKTMEFRTIKVKHNHKCGVCGDEPTITELIDYEQAACEFKPKK; encoded by the coding sequence GTGGAACTAAACGAAGAACAAATACAAAGATATAGCCGCCACATCCTGCTACAGGACGTAGGTGTGGAAGGACAGGAGAAAATCAGCAACGGTAAGGTATTGATTGTCGGCGCAGGCGGACTTGGCGCTCCTATCGCACTTTATCTGGCAGCTGCCGGTGTAGGTACCATCGGCATTATCGACGGTGACGTAGTGGATCTATCCAACCTGCAACGCCAGGTGATTCACTTCACCGAAGATGTCAACAAGCCCAAAGTGCTTTCGGCCAAGGAGAAAATCAACCGCATCAATCCCGATGTCAAAGTGGTGACTTATCAGGAACTGCTTACTGCCAGCAATGCGCTCGACATCATTAAGGATTACGACTTTGTGGTGGACGGTACGGATAATTTCCCCGTCAAGTTTCTCATCAATGATGCCTGTGTGAAGGCGCAAAAGCCTTTCTCCCACGGAGGAATCCTCCGCTTCGAAGGCCAGACCATCACCGTGCTTCCGGGCACAGCCTGTTACCGTTGCGTATTTCATGCCCCCCCTCCGCCGAATGCCGTACCTACCTGTTCGCAGGCTGGTGTATTGGGAGCCATCGCGGGAATGTTGGGAACTATCCAGGCCGCCGAAGTATTGAAATACCTGACCGGCGTGGGCGAACTGCTCACCAACCGTCTGCTCACTTTCAATGCCAAGACAATGGAGTTTCGCACCATCAAGGTGAAACACAACCACAAATGCGGGGTGTGCGGCGATGAACCTACGATTACCGAATTAATCGACTACGAGCAAGCGGCTTGTGAATTTAAACCTAAAAAATAG
- a CDS encoding serine/threonine-protein kinase, with amino-acid sequence MRKGEFIYCKDVRYSLIESIGIGGSGEVWKATTNNEYYAIKFLHSIETKKGIRFENELKFCAENSHKNICSVIAAGMHKGKRFYVMPLYTKTLREIIHDEKDADLLVKYILQLCVAIKFAHKNGVVHRDIKPENILIAGRKLVLADFGIAHFKDSKLTKPNDLLVSRNYLAPEQKLKNNANNIEKSADIYALGLVINECFTKQNPAGSSFKVIADDYPLFFNLDTLVENMTKQNPIERFTIEDVIVELKYIHGKIKQDLQEIQTVLLEDVYPNDVSRKTLNKIINRASEDILFAKMVFETKSLEEINKINLNWHKKIGYNVDSFLFNICFQERILTLCKNKFVYESNVYKRNNTYTPLNLDENKEHLLLYHQMSDLIDQYPLKYEYERFFDLSGQILKYFSSCADYHCKEILKHIQENDLLKMTKYHLLDAPVLWIVSALKNTIEENRSGMIEGYSNIFGAHYKFNLDEHISINWSRTINYETNEDDLELIKDSYVDDEKQINEILIEFQRQWQIVFNKIDERYYSIKFKSYRQFEKFRKHTHKVANLPETIDIIKGEILDIIKEYNYANGIVEIKLSRVFYIAKPLPIILGLKKDYD; translated from the coding sequence ATGAGAAAGGGCGAATTTATTTATTGTAAAGACGTTCGTTATTCGTTAATTGAATCAATTGGAATAGGAGGCTCTGGTGAAGTTTGGAAAGCTACTACAAATAACGAATACTATGCAATAAAATTCTTGCATTCTATCGAAACAAAAAAGGGTATTCGATTTGAAAATGAATTGAAATTCTGCGCGGAAAATTCTCATAAAAATATATGTTCTGTTATAGCAGCAGGCATGCATAAAGGTAAACGCTTTTATGTAATGCCTCTTTATACAAAAACTCTTAGAGAAATTATTCATGATGAAAAAGATGCTGATCTTTTAGTAAAGTATATTTTGCAATTGTGCGTTGCTATAAAGTTTGCACATAAGAATGGTGTTGTACATAGAGATATAAAGCCAGAGAATATTTTAATCGCCGGGAGAAAGTTAGTTCTTGCAGATTTTGGAATTGCTCATTTCAAAGACTCAAAACTAACTAAGCCTAACGATTTGTTGGTTAGTCGTAATTATTTAGCCCCTGAGCAAAAACTAAAGAATAATGCCAATAACATTGAGAAATCCGCTGATATTTATGCACTGGGATTGGTGATTAATGAATGCTTTACCAAGCAAAATCCGGCAGGCTCAAGTTTCAAAGTCATAGCTGACGATTATCCATTGTTTTTCAATCTGGACACTTTGGTGGAAAATATGACCAAACAAAATCCAATTGAAAGATTCACAATTGAAGATGTTATTGTTGAACTAAAATATATTCATGGTAAAATCAAGCAGGATTTACAAGAGATTCAGACTGTATTACTTGAAGATGTATACCCGAATGATGTTAGTAGAAAAACATTGAACAAAATCATTAATAGAGCAAGCGAAGATATATTATTTGCTAAAATGGTTTTTGAAACTAAATCTCTTGAAGAAATAAATAAAATCAATCTGAACTGGCACAAGAAGATTGGATATAATGTGGACTCCTTTTTGTTTAATATATGTTTTCAGGAAAGGATTTTGACGCTTTGCAAAAATAAGTTCGTTTATGAAAGTAATGTGTATAAGCGCAATAACACTTATACGCCTCTTAATCTGGACGAGAATAAAGAACATTTACTTTTGTATCACCAGATGAGCGATTTAATTGATCAATATCCATTGAAGTATGAATACGAAAGATTCTTTGATTTATCTGGGCAAATCCTAAAATACTTTTCGTCCTGCGCAGATTATCATTGCAAAGAAATCCTGAAACACATCCAGGAAAATGACCTTTTAAAAATGACTAAATACCATCTTTTAGATGCACCTGTTTTATGGATAGTTAGTGCATTGAAAAATACGATTGAGGAAAATAGGTCTGGAATGATCGAAGGTTATTCAAATATTTTTGGGGCACATTATAAGTTTAATTTAGATGAACATATTTCGATCAACTGGAGTCGCACAATAAATTATGAAACTAACGAAGATGATCTCGAATTGATAAAAGATAGTTATGTGGATGATGAAAAACAAATCAATGAAATACTTATAGAGTTCCAACGGCAGTGGCAAATAGTATTCAACAAAATTGACGAAAGATATTATTCAATAAAATTTAAGAGCTATCGGCAGTTTGAAAAATTCAGAAAGCACACTCATAAAGTAGCGAACTTGCCTGAAACGATAGATATTATAAAGGGGGAAATATTGGATATTATCAAGGAATATAATTATGCTAATGGTATAGTGGAGATAAAACTTTCGAGGGTGTTTTATATTGCAAAACCATTACCTATTATTCTTGGATTAAAAAAAGACTATGATTAG
- a CDS encoding Mov34/MPN/PAD-1 family protein, which produces MLTIPQHIIDEIIAHTRQELPNEACGYLAGNGNEVKQAYALTNIDHSPEHFSFDPAEQFRTVKSARKAGLEILANFHSHPETPARPSVEDIKLAYDPEISYIIISFAGETPDVKSFKIRNGEVEKEEIRVVVSV; this is translated from the coding sequence ATGCTCACAATACCCCAACATATCATTGACGAAATCATAGCCCATACCCGACAGGAGCTACCCAACGAAGCTTGCGGTTACCTGGCAGGAAATGGAAACGAAGTAAAGCAGGCTTATGCGTTGACCAATATCGACCATAGTCCGGAGCACTTCTCCTTCGACCCGGCGGAGCAGTTCCGCACAGTTAAGTCTGCCCGCAAGGCCGGTCTGGAGATTCTGGCAAACTTCCATAGCCATCCAGAGACACCGGCGCGTCCATCGGTCGAGGATATCAAGCTGGCATACGACCCGGAGATAAGCTATATCATTATCTCATTTGCAGGCGAGACGCCGGATGTAAAATCATTCAAGATCCGTAACGGAGAAGTAGAAAAAGAAGAAATACGTGTTGTTGTAAGTGTTTAG
- a CDS encoding sulfurtransferase TusA family protein, with protein sequence MYKLPSTLTDDIAYFGTLIDDFQQGKTEPVKFKGIRVPMGIYEQRKDGTYMVRVRTTGGFITPQQLKQVALTAQAHQSPFLHITTRQEIQIHHIGIDQVKTILPELQQVELSSKGGGGNTTRNILVDVESGISAEEEFDVLPYAIDLTTRLIAEADSFTLPRKLKIAFSAHAANGDLALVNDLGFVAKTVDGKRGFTVYLGGSLASHATLGWKVFDFAPEEELYYIAEAAKQFFSAHGNRKNRHKARIRYIFYKLGEEKTLELFFNAYNELKKDPSLKYTPGKLDVQLTTPSFAPATIESAAFEAWKNRYAQPQKQAGLFAITIPVEHGNAPAETFLKIAKFTEAFGTDVIRFTVRQNIQLRNIPEAYLGNVYQLVSELRQKADVPALVNNVISCTGADTCRLGICLPKGAAAALRQKLNESKLPVDELKDLHINISGCPNSCAQQRWADLGFAGRVSRNDSQKMFPAYTIFAGADRTGNGELGNPFGVVSAKDLPDFTHDLLEEYLKVKAKYASFREYIQQEGAKAIALLTEKYADVPSFEENPDYYYDWGSTEQFSVVNKGPAECSAGLFDLIDVDLKTIQTALDSLEGEVDLQKVNQLLYTIVFASSRMLLVTRGAEAKTTEETFDLFIDKFIKEGYVSKEFTSLVEAAKADQKYDFGKNKEAVIALAKEVIALYESMDDSLQFKVKAEPAKEEKAEAARVKDLRRVACPFNFVKTKIELSTLKSGDLLEILLDDGQPIENVPGSVRNEGHEVVSATPVQDYWKVLIRKA encoded by the coding sequence ATGTACAAACTTCCTTCAACGCTTACGGACGACATTGCCTATTTCGGCACGTTGATTGACGACTTCCAACAGGGAAAAACCGAACCGGTCAAATTTAAGGGAATCCGCGTCCCGATGGGGATTTACGAACAGCGCAAAGACGGCACCTACATGGTGCGGGTGCGCACTACCGGAGGTTTTATCACCCCGCAGCAACTCAAACAGGTGGCATTGACAGCACAGGCACATCAATCGCCTTTTCTGCACATCACCACCCGTCAGGAGATTCAGATTCACCACATAGGCATCGACCAGGTGAAAACGATCCTGCCCGAACTGCAACAGGTGGAGCTTTCGTCAAAAGGCGGCGGTGGTAACACGACCCGAAACATCCTGGTAGATGTCGAAAGCGGCATCAGTGCCGAAGAGGAGTTCGACGTACTGCCTTATGCCATTGACCTCACCACCCGCCTGATTGCCGAGGCAGATTCATTCACGCTGCCCCGTAAACTGAAGATTGCTTTCTCGGCACATGCCGCTAACGGTGACCTGGCATTGGTCAATGACCTCGGCTTTGTGGCTAAGACCGTGGATGGCAAACGTGGTTTTACCGTTTACCTCGGTGGCTCGCTCGCTTCACACGCTACACTGGGCTGGAAAGTCTTTGACTTTGCACCGGAAGAAGAGCTTTATTATATTGCTGAAGCGGCTAAACAGTTCTTCTCCGCGCACGGTAACCGCAAGAACCGCCACAAGGCACGTATCCGTTACATTTTCTATAAACTGGGTGAAGAGAAAACGCTCGAACTATTCTTCAATGCCTACAACGAGCTGAAGAAAGACCCGAGCCTGAAATATACTCCGGGCAAACTGGATGTGCAGCTCACTACTCCCTCTTTTGCTCCTGCAACCATTGAAAGCGCCGCTTTCGAAGCCTGGAAAAACCGCTATGCACAACCGCAGAAACAGGCTGGATTATTTGCAATAACCATACCGGTGGAACATGGAAATGCACCCGCCGAGACCTTCCTCAAGATTGCTAAGTTTACCGAAGCATTCGGCACTGATGTGATACGCTTTACGGTTCGCCAAAACATCCAGCTGCGAAATATTCCTGAAGCATATCTTGGCAATGTCTATCAGTTGGTGAGCGAATTGAGACAAAAGGCAGATGTGCCTGCTTTGGTCAACAATGTTATCTCCTGTACAGGTGCTGATACATGCCGCTTGGGAATCTGTTTGCCCAAAGGTGCAGCGGCCGCCCTTCGCCAGAAACTGAACGAGAGCAAACTGCCGGTGGATGAGCTGAAAGATTTGCACATCAACATCTCCGGTTGTCCAAACTCCTGCGCACAACAGCGCTGGGCTGACCTCGGATTTGCCGGTCGCGTGTCACGCAACGATAGCCAGAAGATGTTCCCTGCATATACCATCTTCGCCGGAGCCGATCGTACGGGAAACGGCGAATTGGGCAATCCGTTCGGGGTGGTAAGCGCCAAGGATTTGCCTGACTTCACCCATGATTTGCTTGAGGAATATTTGAAAGTAAAAGCGAAATACGCTTCATTCCGCGAATACATTCAGCAGGAAGGAGCTAAAGCGATTGCTCTTTTGACCGAGAAATACGCCGATGTACCGTCATTCGAAGAAAACCCGGATTACTACTACGACTGGGGTAGCACCGAGCAGTTCTCGGTGGTAAACAAAGGACCGGCAGAATGTTCTGCGGGACTGTTTGACCTGATAGATGTGGACCTCAAAACCATCCAAACCGCTCTGGACTCATTGGAGGGTGAAGTGGATTTACAGAAAGTAAACCAACTGCTCTACACCATCGTTTTTGCATCGTCACGCATGTTGCTCGTGACCCGCGGTGCCGAGGCCAAAACAACAGAAGAGACCTTCGACCTGTTTATTGATAAATTCATCAAAGAGGGATACGTCAGCAAAGAGTTTACCTCGCTGGTGGAAGCTGCGAAAGCGGATCAGAAATATGACTTTGGCAAAAACAAAGAGGCAGTGATTGCCTTGGCCAAAGAGGTCATCGCACTCTATGAAAGCATGGACGATTCGCTCCAGTTTAAGGTAAAAGCGGAACCGGCAAAAGAAGAAAAGGCAGAAGCCGCAAGAGTGAAAGACCTCCGCCGTGTAGCTTGCCCATTCAACTTCGTAAAAACCAAGATTGAGCTTTCCACCCTCAAATCGGGCGATCTGCTTGAAATCCTGCTTGATGACGGCCAACCTATCGAAAACGTGCCGGGTTCGGTTCGCAACGAAGGACATGAGGTGGTATCAGCCACTCCCGTGCAGGACTACTGGAAGGTACTGATTCGTAAAGCGTAA
- a CDS encoding GNAT family N-acetyltransferase — protein sequence MNVHIRPISPQDNAPLAALIRQIFREFGIDRPGTVYTDRDTDRLYEVFQHPKSAYWIAEEEGQIIGGCGIYPTEGLPEGCAELAKFYLLPQSRGRGIGRLLMEKSLSSARELGYKQIYLESFPELSGAVSMYRKAGFKDLPHSWGNSGHFACTIWMVKSLE from the coding sequence ATGAATGTACACATCCGCCCTATCTCCCCTCAAGACAACGCTCCGTTAGCAGCGCTTATCCGGCAGATCTTTCGTGAGTTTGGCATCGATCGTCCCGGCACGGTATATACCGATCGTGACACCGACCGGCTTTACGAAGTATTTCAGCATCCGAAATCAGCTTACTGGATTGCAGAGGAAGAGGGACAAATCATTGGCGGATGTGGTATTTACCCTACAGAAGGATTACCGGAAGGGTGTGCCGAGCTGGCAAAGTTCTACCTTCTCCCCCAATCCCGCGGAAGAGGTATTGGCAGACTTCTGATGGAAAAGAGTCTCTCGTCGGCTCGTGAGCTGGGCTACAAACAAATTTACCTCGAATCATTTCCGGAACTATCAGGTGCTGTATCGATGTATCGCAAAGCCGGATTCAAAGACCTCCCGCATTCCTGGGGAAACTCAGGACACTTCGCCTGTACGATATGGATGGTGAAATCACTCGAATAA
- a CDS encoding ABC transporter ATP-binding protein, whose translation MSTQQAKPQKPPRPNLFAILKPYKGLTFILIAFALLSNGVNLIIPKIISRGIDSFGHGAFNYRTIAIEFLSAALVIFIFAYLQGILQTLVSERVARDMRTSLSDKISRQDFVYIQQANPSKLLTNLTSDIDSVKFFVAQGFVSIISSLFMIIGASALLISINWELALAVLTIIPLVGVAFFLIFRKVRVLFKRSREIIDRLNKVINESILGAAIIRVLNSQQLEYNKFLSANSEALGLGLSILKMFATLIPIVNFVGNMAGLTILVLGGHFVVTGNMTLGNFAAFNSYLVLLIFPIIVIGFMSNFIAQAGASYQRVKEVLDAAEPVESGTLEKKLQGNVELQNVSVRYGEKYALKEVSLQLKGGTQTAIIGPTAAGKSQLLYLLTALIKPESGAVLFDGERIENYRKEVFHRQIGLVFQDSILFNLSLRENIAFSDKVSDELLQKAIETAELGEFIESLPDKLDTIVSERGTSLSGGQKQRIMLARALALNPQILLLDDFTARVDTLTERKILQNVRRNYPDITIISVTQKIASVQHYEQIVLLMEGEISGIGTHEELLSSCPEYVQIFNSQKSLNHYETGIR comes from the coding sequence ATGTCAACCCAACAAGCCAAACCCCAAAAACCTCCCAGGCCCAATCTCTTCGCCATACTAAAGCCCTACAAAGGGCTGACTTTTATACTGATCGCCTTTGCCCTGCTGAGTAACGGCGTCAACCTCATTATTCCGAAAATTATCTCGCGGGGGATCGATTCCTTCGGTCACGGGGCATTCAACTACCGAACCATAGCCATAGAGTTTCTTTCGGCAGCATTGGTAATCTTCATCTTTGCCTATTTGCAGGGAATCCTCCAGACGCTTGTATCAGAGCGGGTTGCCAGAGATATGCGCACTAGCCTATCTGACAAGATCTCCCGCCAGGACTTCGTCTATATCCAGCAGGCAAATCCCTCGAAACTGTTGACTAACCTGACTTCCGACATCGACTCCGTCAAATTTTTTGTCGCACAGGGCTTTGTTTCCATCATTTCGTCGCTCTTCATGATTATCGGAGCCAGTGCGCTGCTGATTTCCATCAACTGGGAACTGGCACTGGCCGTGCTGACCATCATTCCGCTGGTAGGTGTAGCTTTCTTTCTCATCTTCCGCAAAGTGCGTGTGCTCTTCAAGCGCAGCCGGGAGATCATTGACCGCCTCAACAAGGTGATCAACGAAAGCATTCTCGGCGCGGCCATTATCCGTGTGCTCAATTCGCAGCAACTCGAATACAACAAGTTCCTTTCCGCCAACAGCGAGGCGCTGGGCCTGGGACTATCCATCCTGAAAATGTTTGCCACGCTGATCCCGATTGTCAACTTCGTGGGTAATATGGCCGGACTGACCATCCTCGTTCTGGGTGGGCATTTCGTCGTGACGGGCAACATGACGCTGGGTAATTTTGCTGCGTTTAACAGCTATCTGGTACTCCTGATTTTCCCGATTATCGTTATCGGATTCATGAGCAATTTCATTGCGCAGGCCGGAGCGTCATATCAACGAGTCAAAGAGGTGCTGGACGCCGCTGAACCGGTAGAATCCGGCACGCTGGAAAAGAAGTTGCAGGGAAATGTAGAACTACAAAACGTTTCCGTCAGATACGGAGAAAAGTACGCTCTGAAAGAGGTTTCCCTTCAGTTGAAAGGTGGCACGCAAACCGCGATTATCGGGCCGACGGCAGCGGGAAAGAGCCAGCTGCTCTACCTGCTGACGGCATTGATCAAACCCGAATCGGGCGCTGTCCTGTTTGACGGGGAAAGGATAGAAAACTATCGCAAGGAGGTTTTTCACCGCCAGATTGGACTGGTTTTTCAAGACAGCATTCTCTTTAATCTGTCGTTGAGGGAAAACATTGCCTTCAGTGACAAGGTGTCTGACGAATTGCTGCAAAAGGCGATTGAAACAGCCGAACTGGGTGAGTTCATTGAATCGTTGCCGGATAAATTAGACACGATCGTATCGGAGCGTGGCACATCACTCTCAGGCGGACAAAAGCAGCGCATCATGCTGGCGCGTGCCCTCGCCCTGAATCCGCAGATATTGCTTCTGGACGACTTTACGGCACGCGTGGATACGCTCACCGAACGTAAGATATTGCAGAATGTGCGCCGCAACTATCCCGATATCACAATTATCTCCGTCACCCAGAAGATTGCCTCCGTACAGCATTACGAGCAGATCGTACTGCTGATGGAAGGTGAAATCAGCGGTATCGGCACACACGAAGAGCTGCTCAGCAGTTGTCCGGAATATGTGCAAATCTTCAATTCGCAAAAAAGTCTCAACCATTACGAAACCGGCATCCGCTGA
- a CDS encoding anaerobic sulfatase-maturation protein, translating into MKKTIQFNPLKYPVYVMAKPIGAACNLRCNYCYFLEKEKLRPRNSSPKMSDALLEEFTQQYINAQPIEQVLFTWHGGEPLLLGIDYFRKALQFQKKYARGRQIDNVLQTNGTLLSDEWCRFFKANNFLIGLSLDGPEHCHDRYRKDIAGKGSFAEVMRAVELLQLHDVEFNILSVVNDYNVKYPLEVYHFFKSIGAQYIQFSPVVERLAPDSELLATLQEQDIALTSWSVPALEYGKFLTAIFDEWVRNDVGRVYVTTFDNTLAGYVGAPHGTCIFAPTCGHAAALSPNGDLYACDHYVFPQYKRGNIKEKTITEMMLSKEQIQFGNDKAERLTQACRQCEYLKLCNGECPKNRFVRISGESNAHNYLCAGLKHYFRHTEQAMRFMANELSYKRAPANVMLQYIDKSPIPTSSKH; encoded by the coding sequence ATGAAAAAAACTATACAATTCAATCCCCTCAAATATCCCGTCTATGTGATGGCTAAGCCCATTGGGGCAGCCTGTAACCTGCGCTGTAACTACTGTTATTTTCTCGAAAAAGAGAAACTGCGCCCCAGGAACAGTTCTCCTAAAATGAGCGATGCCCTGCTTGAAGAGTTTACGCAGCAATACATCAATGCGCAACCCATCGAACAGGTGCTTTTCACCTGGCACGGCGGCGAACCGCTGCTGCTCGGGATTGACTATTTCCGCAAGGCGCTGCAATTCCAGAAGAAATACGCCCGTGGCCGCCAGATTGACAATGTACTGCAAACCAACGGCACATTGCTGTCTGACGAATGGTGCCGCTTCTTCAAAGCCAACAATTTCCTGATTGGACTTTCACTGGACGGGCCGGAGCATTGTCATGACCGCTACCGCAAAGACATTGCAGGCAAAGGCTCTTTTGCTGAGGTTATGCGTGCGGTGGAACTGCTCCAGTTGCATGATGTGGAGTTCAACATCCTGTCGGTGGTGAATGATTACAACGTGAAATATCCGTTGGAAGTCTATCATTTCTTTAAATCCATTGGCGCGCAATACATCCAGTTCTCACCGGTGGTGGAAAGGCTTGCACCCGACTCCGAGCTGTTGGCGACACTCCAAGAGCAAGACATTGCACTCACTTCCTGGTCGGTTCCGGCGCTGGAATACGGCAAGTTCCTGACTGCCATCTTTGACGAATGGGTGCGCAACGATGTGGGGCGGGTGTATGTCACCACTTTCGACAATACGCTGGCCGGATACGTGGGCGCTCCACACGGCACCTGCATCTTCGCCCCTACCTGCGGACATGCGGCAGCTCTCAGCCCGAACGGAGACCTATACGCCTGCGACCACTACGTCTTTCCGCAATATAAACGGGGCAATATTAAGGAAAAAACCATCACCGAAATGATGCTATCGAAAGAGCAGATTCAGTTTGGAAACGACAAGGCTGAGCGCCTGACACAAGCCTGCCGCCAGTGTGAATACCTGAAGCTTTGCAACGGGGAATGTCCCAAAAACCGCTTCGTCAGAATTTCCGGAGAGTCCAATGCCCACAACTACCTCTGTGCGGGACTCAAGCATTACTTCCGGCATACGGAACAGGCGATGCGATTCATGGCCAACGAACTCTCATACAAACGCGCTCCGGCCAATGTGATGTTGCAATATATCGATAAATCACCAATTCCAACATCTTCAAAGCATTAA